One part of the Glycine soja cultivar W05 chromosome 11, ASM419377v2, whole genome shotgun sequence genome encodes these proteins:
- the LOC114376263 gene encoding potassium transporter 8-like, with the protein MDLESVIHRNTIKEESWKTVLTLAYQSLGVVYGDLSTSPLYVYKSAFAEDIQHSDTNEEIYGVLSFVFWTLTLIPLLKYVFIVLRADDNGEGGTFALYSLLCRHARVSLLPNTQLADEHLTEYTMDNGTVPVNRKNVGLGLKNLLEKHRVLQRVLLVLALIGTCMVIGDGVLTPAISVFSAVSGLELSMSKEQHRYVEVPVACVILIFLFALQHYGTHRVGSLFAPVVLTWLLCISAIGVYNIFHWNPHVYEALSPYYMFKFLKKTQKGGWMSLGGILLCITGSEAMYADLGHFSQLSIKIAFTFLVYPSLILAYMGQAAYLSRHHSLESDYRIGFYVSVPVKLRWPVLAIAILQAVVGSQAVITGTFSIIKQCSAMGCFPKVKIIHTSSKMHGQIYIPEINWSLMLLCLAITVGFRDTKRMGNAAGLAVITVMLVTTCLMSLAIVLCWHKNILLAVCFIVFFGSIEALYFSASLIKFLEGAWVPIALSLIFLIAMYVWHYGTLKKYEFDVHNKVPINWLLSLGPSLGIVRVKGIGLIHTELVSGIPAIFSHFVTNLPAFHQVVIFLCIKSVQVPHVRPEERFLVGRVGPKEYRLYRCIARYGYHDIHKDDIEFERDLICSIAEFIRSDASEYGLGFGSFEEDTKMTVVGTSASNLEGSIRMTEDDDQVDSQMEGPSELMEVKSSPEKVRKRVRFVVPDSPQIDLDAREELLELMEAKEAGMAFILSHSYVRAKSGSSWLKKVVINYGYDFLRRNSRGPSYALSIPHASTLEVGMIYHV; encoded by the exons ATGGATCTTGAGTCTGTGATCCACAGGAACACAATTAAG GAAGAATCATGGAAGACAGTTTTGACTTTGGCCTATCAAAGCTTGGGGGTTGTGTATGGAGACTTGAGCACTTCCCCACTTTACGTTTACAAAAGCGCTTTTGCTGAGGATATTCAGCATTCAGACACCAATGAAGAAATCTATGGAGTGTTGTCTTTTGTGTTCTGGACACTCACACTGATTCCACTGCTCAAGTATGTGTTCATTGTGCTGAGAGCTGATGACAATGGTGAAGGAGGGACCTTTGCACTCTACTCATTGCTGTGCCGCCACGCCCGGGTTAGCTTGTTGCCTAACACTCAGCTTGCGGATGAGCACTTAACCGAGTACACCATGGACAATGGAACTGTTCCTGTCAATAGGAAAAATGTTGGGTTGGGGCTGAAAAACTTGTTGGAGAAACACAGGGTGCTGCAAAGGGTGCTGCTTGTTCTTGCCTTGATAGGGACTTGCATGGTTATTGGGGATGGTGTGCTCACACCAGCAATTTCTG TTTTTTCAGCTGTGTCAGGTTTGGAGCTTTCCATGTCCAAAGAACAGCACAGAT ATGTGGAGGTTCCAGTGGCTTGTGTAATACTGATATTTTTGTTTGCCCTTCAACATTATGGCACTCACCGTGTGGGGAGTCTCTTTGCACCTGTTGTCTTGACCTGGCTGCTATGCATCAGTGCTATTGGTGTTTATAATATCTTCCATTGGAATCCACATGTTTATGAAGCTCTCTCCCCATATTACATGTTCAAATTTCTGAAAAAGACACAAAAGGGAGGATGGATGTCCTTGGGTGGAATTCTACTGTGTATAACAG GTTCAGAAGCCATGTATGCTGATTTAGGACACTTTTCACAATTGTCAATTAAG ATTGCATTCACCTTTTTGGTATACCCTTCTTTAATCCTTGCATATATGGGGCAAGCTGCATATCTTTCCAGACATCATTCCCTTGAAAGTGACTATAGAATTGGGTTCTATGTATCTGTACCTG TAAAACTTAGATGGCCTGTTCTTGCAATAGCCATACTTCAAGCTGTGGTTGGAAGCCAAGCAGTCATCACAGGGACTTTCTCCATAATCAAACAATGTTCTGCTATGGGATGTTTCCCCAAAGTTAAAATCATTCACACATCATCCAAGATGCATGGCCAGATTTACATTCCTGAGATCAACTGGAGTTTGATGCTGCTTTGCCTGGCTATTACAGTTGGATTTAGAGATACTAAACGCATGGGAAATGCAGCAG GCTTGGCTGTCATAACTGTCATGCTGGTGACCACTTGCTTAATGTCTCTAGCTATAGTCTTGTGCTGGCACAAGAACATATTGCTAGCAGTTTGCTTCATAGTGTTCTTTGGCTCCATCGAAGCACTCTATTTCTCAGCATCCCTCATCAAATTCCTTGAGGGGGCTTGGGTCCCCATTGCCCTCTCCCTCATATTTCTCATTGCCATGTATGTGTGGCATTATGGCACATTAAAGAAGTATGAGTTTGATGTTCATAACAAGGTTCCAATCAACTGGCTCCTCAGTTTAGGCCCCTCTCTAGGCATTGTCAGGGTCAAGGGAATTGGCCTCATACACACCGAGCTCGTATCTGGGATCCCAGCTATTTTCTCCCACTTTGTTACCAATCTCCCTGCCTTCCACCAAGTTGTTATCTTCCTTTGCATTAAATCAGTCCAAGTGCCACATGTTAGACCTGAAGAAAGGTTCTTGGTGGGAAGAGTTGGCCCAAAGGAGTATAGACTTTACCGGTGCATAGCGCGGTATGGCTACCATGACATTCACAAGGATGACATTGAGTTTGAGAGGGATCTTATTTGCAGCATAGCTGAATTCATCAGATCAGATGCATCTGAATATGGCTTAGGATTTGGGAGCTTTGAAGAAGATACAAAGATGACAGTTGTGGGGACTTCAGCATCAAACTTAGAGGGCTCAATAAGGATGACTGAAGATGATGATCAAGTAGATTCTCAAATGGAAGGCCCTTCAGAGTTGATGGAGGTTAAGTCTTCTCCTGAGAAAGTGAGGAAGAGAGTGAGGTTTGTTGTGCCAGACAGTCCACAGATTGATTTGGATGCAAGAGAGGAGTTGCTCGAGCTAATGGAAGCAAAAGAGGCTGGAATGGCATTCATATTGAGTCACTCGTATGTTAGAGCAAAAAGTGGATCAAGCTGGTTGAAAAAAGTAGTTATCAATTATGGATATGATTTCTTAAGGAGAAACTCTAGAGGACCATCATATGCTTTAAGTATACCTCATGCGTCTACCTTAGAGGTGGGTATGATCTATCATGTATGA